One Bradyrhizobium sp. CCGB12 genomic window carries:
- a CDS encoding ligase-associated DNA damage response DEXH box helicase: MPPRIRKTPAEPAALLPDRFNAWFAARGWLPRAHQLALLEKAREDASALLIAPTGAGKTLAGFLPTLVELSSDREKASAKQSLVSTGHSLQRTGGLHTLYISPLKALAVDIARNLERPIAEMALPIKVETRTGDTPVSRRQRQRRYPPDVLLTTPEQLALLLSSDDAPFLFSSLKRIVLDELHALVTSKRGDLLSLGLARLWRLAPQLRAIGLSATVAEPDQLARVLVPQTDGKEAAADIVVAGGAAPPEVEMLDTSERLPWAGHSARHALPEIYELIKANKTTLVFVNTRSQAEMLFQNLWSMNDDGLAIALHHGSLDVAQRRKVEDAMSAGRLRGVVCTSSLDLGVDWGDVDLVVNIGAPKGSSRLMQRIGRANHRLDEASRAVLVPANRFEVLECRVAIDAIAENAQDTPPLRTGALDVLAQHVLGCACGEPFLSDDLYREVRTAAPYANLSRQDFDDVVDFVATGGYALKTYERFARIKQDKEGRWRVANPKVRQSYRMNVGTIVEDDMLKVRLVRSRGGGAGKAGGSTGVIARGGRLLGEIEEAFIEGLSPGDTFVFSGEVVRYEALVEDQVYVSRAHDKDPKVPSYMGGKFPLSTYLAERVRRLLDDGRAWGGLPEQVRDWLSLQKDVSRVPAVRELLVESFPRANKHYLVCYPFEGRLAHQTLGMLLTRRLERARARPLGFVANEYAVAIWGLGDLSFMIRDGRIDLNALFDPDMLGDDLEAWLAESALMKRTFRNCAIISGLIARRHTGEEKSRRQVLFSTDLVYDVLRKHQADHVLLRAARADAATGLLDLRRLSDMLMRIQGRITHRELDHVSPLAVPVMLEIGRESVYGEAADELLAEAADELVKEAMS, encoded by the coding sequence GTGCCGCCCCGCATCCGCAAGACCCCGGCCGAGCCCGCCGCACTGCTGCCCGACCGCTTCAATGCGTGGTTCGCGGCGCGCGGCTGGTTGCCACGCGCGCATCAATTGGCGCTGTTGGAGAAGGCGCGCGAGGACGCTAGCGCGCTCTTGATCGCGCCGACCGGCGCCGGCAAGACTTTGGCGGGATTTCTGCCGACACTGGTGGAGCTCTCGTCTGATCGAGAGAAGGCCAGCGCGAAGCAGAGCCTCGTCTCCACCGGCCACAGCCTGCAGCGCACCGGCGGCCTGCACACGCTCTACATCTCGCCGCTCAAGGCGCTCGCCGTCGACATCGCGCGCAACCTCGAGCGTCCCATCGCCGAGATGGCGCTGCCGATCAAGGTCGAGACCCGCACCGGCGACACGCCGGTGTCGCGCCGCCAGCGCCAGCGGCGCTATCCGCCGGATGTCCTGCTGACCACGCCGGAGCAGCTCGCGCTGCTGCTGTCCTCCGACGACGCGCCGTTCCTGTTCTCATCGCTCAAGCGCATCGTGCTCGACGAGCTGCACGCGCTGGTGACGTCCAAGCGCGGCGATCTGCTCTCGCTTGGTCTGGCGCGGCTGTGGAGGCTGGCGCCGCAGCTGCGCGCGATCGGCCTGTCGGCGACGGTCGCCGAGCCGGATCAGCTCGCGCGCGTCCTGGTGCCGCAAACCGACGGTAAGGAAGCTGCCGCCGACATCGTCGTCGCCGGCGGCGCGGCGCCGCCTGAGGTCGAGATGCTGGATACAAGCGAGCGGCTGCCCTGGGCTGGCCACAGCGCGCGCCATGCGCTCCCCGAGATCTACGAGCTGATCAAGGCGAACAAGACCACGCTGGTCTTCGTCAACACCCGCAGCCAGGCCGAGATGCTGTTCCAGAATCTCTGGAGCATGAACGACGACGGCCTTGCCATCGCGCTGCATCACGGCTCGCTCGACGTCGCCCAACGCCGCAAGGTCGAGGACGCCATGTCGGCGGGACGCCTGCGCGGTGTAGTCTGTACCTCCTCGCTCGACCTCGGTGTCGACTGGGGCGATGTCGATCTCGTCGTCAATATCGGCGCGCCAAAAGGCTCCTCGCGCCTGATGCAGCGCATCGGCCGCGCCAATCATCGCCTCGACGAGGCCTCGCGCGCGGTGCTGGTGCCGGCCAACCGCTTCGAGGTGCTGGAGTGCCGCGTCGCCATCGATGCCATCGCCGAAAATGCGCAGGACACGCCGCCGCTTCGCACCGGCGCGCTCGACGTGCTCGCGCAGCACGTGCTCGGCTGCGCCTGCGGCGAGCCGTTCCTCTCCGATGACCTCTACCGCGAGGTCCGCACCGCCGCGCCTTACGCAAATCTGTCGCGCCAGGATTTCGACGACGTCGTCGATTTCGTCGCCACCGGCGGCTACGCGCTGAAGACCTATGAGCGCTTCGCCCGCATCAAGCAGGACAAGGAGGGCCGCTGGCGCGTCGCCAATCCAAAGGTGCGGCAGAGCTACCGCATGAATGTCGGCACCATCGTCGAGGACGACATGCTGAAGGTGCGTCTGGTGCGCTCCCGCGGCGGCGGTGCAGGAAAAGCAGGCGGCTCGACGGGCGTGATCGCGCGCGGCGGCAGGCTGCTCGGCGAGATCGAGGAAGCCTTCATCGAGGGCTTGAGCCCGGGCGATACCTTCGTGTTCTCAGGCGAGGTGGTGCGCTACGAGGCTCTGGTCGAGGACCAGGTCTATGTCTCGCGCGCGCATGACAAGGACCCGAAGGTGCCGTCCTACATGGGTGGCAAGTTCCCGCTCTCGACCTATCTTGCCGAGCGCGTGCGCCGGCTGCTCGATGACGGCCGCGCATGGGGTGGCCTGCCGGAGCAGGTGCGCGACTGGCTGTCGCTGCAAAAGGACGTCTCGCGCGTGCCCGCGGTGCGCGAGCTCCTGGTCGAAAGCTTTCCGCGCGCCAACAAGCATTATCTCGTCTGCTATCCCTTCGAGGGGCGCCTTGCGCATCAGACCCTCGGCATGCTGCTGACGCGCCGGTTGGAGCGCGCCCGCGCGCGGCCGCTCGGCTTCGTCGCCAATGAATATGCCGTGGCGATCTGGGGGCTCGGCGATCTCTCCTTCATGATCCGCGACGGTCGGATCGACCTCAACGCGCTGTTTGATCCTGACATGCTCGGCGACGACCTCGAAGCCTGGCTCGCGGAATCCGCCTTGATGAAACGCACCTTCCGCAATTGCGCGATCATCTCCGGCCTGATCGCGCGCCGCCACACCGGCGAAGAGAAGAGCCGCCGCCAGGTGCTGTTCTCGACCGATCTCGTCTACGACGTCCTGCGCAAGCACCAGGCCGATCACGTCCTCTTGCGCGCCGCGCGCGCCGATGCCGCCACCGGCCTGCTCGATCTGCGCCGTCTCAGCGACATGCTGATGCGCATCCAGGGCCGCATCACGCACCGGGAACTCGACCACGTCTCCCCGCTCGCCGTCCCCGTGATGCTGGAAATCGGCCGCGAGTCAGTTTATGGCGAAGCTGCAGACGAGCTGTTGGCCGAGGCCGCCGACGAGCTGGTCAAGGAAGCGATGTCGTAG
- a CDS encoding quinone-dependent dihydroorotate dehydrogenase — MIRAFDAFSLPVLRWLDPEDAHRLAIQGLRFLPPVKPRTDDPKLAVRAFGLNFPNPIGMAAGFDKSAEVPDALLRLGFGFVEIGSVTPKPQGGNPRPRLFRLERDEAVINRMGFNNDGAEVALRRLAARAQHGGIVGVNVGANKDSPDRVADYVKLIETFAPVASYFTVNVSSPNTPGLRNLQEGALLDDLLAHVIDARERVRQKAGDTPVLLKIAPDLSLAQLDDVVQVARSRRVDGMIVSNTTIARPSTLREGMRAKEQGGLSGRPLFRLSTRMVAETYVRVEGAFPLIGVGGVDSGGAALTKIRAGASLIQLYSSLVYKGLGLVDEIKRDLTSTLLRTGRDSLSEIVGADAATLTAEDWPGM; from the coding sequence GTGATCCGCGCTTTCGACGCCTTTTCGCTGCCGGTGCTGCGCTGGCTCGACCCGGAGGATGCGCATCGTCTGGCGATCCAGGGCCTGCGCTTCCTGCCGCCGGTCAAGCCGCGCACTGATGATCCCAAGCTCGCGGTGCGCGCCTTCGGGCTCAACTTCCCGAATCCCATCGGCATGGCCGCGGGCTTCGACAAGAGCGCCGAGGTGCCGGATGCGCTGCTGCGGCTCGGCTTCGGCTTCGTCGAGATCGGCTCGGTCACGCCGAAGCCGCAAGGCGGCAATCCGCGGCCGCGACTGTTCCGGCTCGAGCGCGACGAGGCCGTCATCAACCGCATGGGCTTCAACAATGACGGCGCGGAAGTTGCGCTGCGCCGGCTCGCCGCGCGCGCGCAGCATGGCGGCATCGTCGGCGTCAATGTCGGCGCCAACAAGGATTCGCCCGATCGCGTCGCCGATTACGTCAAACTGATCGAGACCTTTGCGCCGGTCGCGAGCTATTTCACCGTCAATGTCTCCTCGCCGAACACACCCGGCCTGCGCAATCTCCAGGAAGGTGCGCTGCTCGACGATCTCCTCGCACACGTGATCGACGCGCGCGAGCGTGTCAGGCAGAAGGCCGGCGACACGCCGGTGCTGCTCAAGATCGCGCCCGACCTCAGCCTCGCGCAGCTCGACGACGTCGTGCAGGTGGCGCGCTCGCGCCGGGTCGACGGCATGATCGTGTCGAACACGACCATCGCGCGGCCGAGCACGCTACGCGAGGGGATGCGGGCCAAGGAGCAGGGCGGTCTGTCCGGGCGGCCGTTGTTCCGCCTGTCGACGCGCATGGTCGCGGAGACCTATGTGCGTGTCGAGGGCGCATTCCCGCTGATCGGCGTCGGCGGCGTCGACTCCGGCGGGGCCGCGCTGACGAAGATCCGTGCCGGTGCCAGCCTGATCCAGCTCTATTCGTCGCTGGTCTACAAGGGCCTCGGTCTCGTCGACGAGATCAAGCGCGACCTGACCTCGACGCTACTCCGCACCGGACGGGATTCACTCTCCGAGATCGTCGGCGCGGACGCAGCGACGCTCACGGCGGAAGATTGGCCGGGGATGTAG
- a CDS encoding cisplatin damage response ATP-dependent DNA ligase, whose protein sequence is MNRFAELLDRLAYEPGRNNKLRLITGYFREVGDPDRGYALAALTGALSFKHAKPALIRDLIAARTDEVLFGLSYDYVGDLSETVALMWPKAPLAAHNNPPPPTLTEVVTTLRTLGKTELPKQLERWLDELDETGRWALLKLVTGALRIGISARLAKTAAAALGDKDPHEVELIWPGLAPPYLDLFAWLEGRGEKPVNRDPAPFRPVMLAHAIEDTDFAALDPADYIAEWKWDGIRVQAVAGRDDRGHITARLYSRTGEDITGSFPDLAPSLRLPGAIDGELLILREGRVQSFNVLQQRLNRKVVSPKLIKEFPIHLRAYDLLGDDENDLRELPFAERRARLETFVAKLGDPRIDLSPTVPFASWEALTAARADPKSAGAGEDADAVEGVMLKRRDAPYLPGRPKGQWWKWKRDPHIVDAVLMYAQRGHGKRSSYYSDYTFGVWTGGDGGDELVPVGKAYFGFTDEELLQIDRFVRRNTTEKFGPVRHVVHEPDKGLVLEVAFEGLQRSPRHKSGVAMRFPRISRLRWDKPPREADRLETLEKMLKADAAEIEV, encoded by the coding sequence ATGAACCGCTTCGCCGAACTCTTGGACCGCCTCGCCTACGAGCCCGGCCGCAACAACAAGCTGCGGCTGATCACCGGCTATTTCCGCGAGGTCGGCGATCCCGACCGCGGCTATGCGCTGGCGGCGCTCACCGGCGCGCTCAGCTTCAAGCATGCCAAGCCCGCGCTGATCCGCGACCTCATCGCGGCGCGCACGGACGAGGTGCTGTTCGGATTGAGTTACGATTACGTCGGCGACCTCTCGGAGACGGTGGCGCTGATGTGGCCGAAGGCGCCGTTGGCCGCCCACAACAACCCGCCGCCTCCGACGCTGACCGAGGTCGTCACCACGCTGCGTACGCTCGGCAAGACCGAGCTGCCAAAGCAGCTCGAGCGCTGGCTCGACGAGCTCGATGAGACCGGGCGCTGGGCGCTGCTCAAGCTCGTCACCGGCGCGCTTCGTATCGGCATCTCTGCGCGCCTGGCAAAAACCGCGGCAGCGGCGCTCGGCGACAAGGACCCGCATGAGGTCGAGCTGATCTGGCCGGGGCTCGCGCCGCCCTATCTCGACCTGTTCGCCTGGCTGGAAGGCCGCGGCGAGAAGCCGGTCAATCGCGATCCCGCGCCGTTCCGGCCCGTGATGCTCGCGCATGCGATCGAGGACACGGATTTCGCTGCACTCGATCCCGCCGACTACATCGCCGAATGGAAATGGGACGGCATCCGCGTGCAGGCGGTGGCGGGGCGCGACGACCGCGGGCACATCACGGCGCGGCTCTATTCGCGCACCGGGGAGGACATCACGGGCAGCTTCCCGGATCTCGCGCCGTCGCTGCGCTTGCCCGGCGCGATCGACGGCGAGCTTCTGATCCTGCGCGAGGGACGCGTGCAGAGCTTCAACGTCCTGCAACAGCGGCTGAACCGCAAGGTCGTCTCGCCGAAGCTGATCAAGGAGTTTCCAATTCACTTGCGCGCCTACGATCTGCTCGGCGATGACGAGAACGATCTGCGCGAGCTGCCATTCGCGGAGCGGCGTGCACGGTTGGAGACCTTCGTCGCAAAGCTCGGCGATCCCCGCATCGACCTGTCGCCGACCGTCCCCTTCGCAAGCTGGGAGGCGCTCACCGCCGCGCGTGCCGATCCCAAGAGTGCCGGCGCAGGCGAGGACGCCGACGCCGTCGAGGGCGTGATGCTGAAGCGGCGCGATGCGCCATATTTGCCGGGACGGCCGAAGGGACAATGGTGGAAGTGGAAGCGCGATCCGCACATCGTCGATGCCGTGCTGATGTATGCGCAACGCGGCCACGGCAAGCGATCGTCCTATTACTCCGACTACACCTTCGGCGTCTGGACCGGCGGCGATGGTGGCGACGAGCTGGTGCCGGTCGGAAAGGCCTATTTCGGCTTCACCGACGAGGAGCTGCTGCAGATCGACCGCTTCGTCCGCCGCAACACCACCGAAAAATTCGGCCCTGTCCGCCATGTCGTGCACGAGCCGGACAAGGGGCTGGTGCTGGAGGTCGCGTTTGAGGGGCTGCAGCGCTCGCCGCGGCACAAATCCGGCGTCGCCATGCGCTTTCCCCGCATCAGCCGCTTGCGCTGGGACAAGCCGCCGCGAGAGGCGGACAGGCTGGAAACGCTGGAAAAGATGCTGAAAGCGGACGCGGCGGAGATTGAGGTGTGA
- a CDS encoding ligase-associated DNA damage response exonuclease — translation MRPQDILLPAAAGLCCKPGGFHIDPIRPVERAVITHGHSDHARAGHGAVLATQETLDMMRLRYGENFAGSTQAIGYGEEIRLGDVTVKFHPAGHVLGSAQIAVTCKDTCIVASGDYKDAPDPTCTPFELVPCDVFITEATFGLPVFRHGDAADEVKKLLASVALFPERAHLVGAYSLGKAQRVIALLRQAGYSAPIYLHGAMETITHYYQSRGIELGELRPAKGVKKAALAGTITLAPPSATSDLWTRRFPDPVTAFASGWMRVRARARQRGIELPLVISDHADWDGLTATIAATGAGEIWVTHGQEDALVHWCRSKGLKAQPLDLVGYGDEEESETPIQDEAEA, via the coding sequence ATGCGTCCCCAAGACATCCTGCTGCCAGCTGCTGCCGGCCTGTGCTGCAAGCCCGGCGGCTTCCATATCGATCCTATTCGGCCGGTCGAGCGCGCCGTGATCACCCACGGCCATTCCGATCACGCCCGCGCCGGTCATGGTGCGGTGCTGGCGACCCAGGAAACGCTCGACATGATGCGGCTGCGCTATGGCGAGAATTTTGCCGGCTCGACGCAAGCGATCGGCTATGGCGAGGAAATCCGGCTCGGCGACGTCACCGTCAAATTTCACCCGGCCGGTCACGTGCTGGGCTCGGCGCAGATCGCTGTGACCTGCAAGGACACCTGCATCGTTGCCTCCGGCGACTACAAGGACGCACCCGACCCGACCTGCACGCCGTTCGAGCTGGTACCGTGCGACGTCTTCATCACAGAGGCGACGTTCGGCCTGCCGGTATTCCGGCATGGCGATGCCGCGGACGAGGTGAAGAAGCTGCTCGCCTCGGTCGCGCTGTTTCCGGAGCGCGCCCATCTGGTCGGCGCCTATTCGCTCGGCAAGGCGCAACGCGTGATCGCGCTGCTACGCCAGGCCGGCTACAGCGCGCCGATCTACCTCCATGGCGCGATGGAGACGATCACGCATTACTATCAGAGCCGCGGCATCGAGCTCGGCGAGCTCAGACCGGCGAAGGGCGTGAAGAAGGCGGCGCTCGCCGGCACCATCACGCTGGCGCCGCCGTCGGCGACATCCGACCTCTGGACACGGCGCTTTCCCGATCCCGTCACCGCCTTTGCGTCGGGGTGGATGCGCGTGCGCGCCCGCGCGCGGCAGCGCGGCATCGAACTGCCGCTGGTGATTTCCGACCACGCCGATTGGGATGGCCTCACCGCGACCATCGCGGCGACCGGCGCCGGCGAAATCTGGGTCACCCACGGCCAGGAAGACGCGCTGGTGCATTGGTGCCGAAGCAAAGGCTTGAAGGCGCAGCCGCTCGATCTCGTCGGCTATGGCGACGAGGAGGAGAGCGAGACGCCAATTCAAGACGAGGCCGAAGCATGA
- a CDS encoding ABC transporter substrate-binding protein has protein sequence MTKNPSRRDFSAGALATIAASTLPAPYVWAAEKKYDAGASDTEIKIGQTVPHSGPGSLYGVLGRVGEAYFQMLNEKGGINGRKIKFLTMDDAYSAPKCVEATRRLVEQEEVLALYGSLGTAPQTAVHKYLNSKGVPQLLLNTGASKWNNPKEFKWTMAGLPLYPTEARILARHVVAVKPNAKIGILYQNDDFGRDFLGPFKKVLADAGGTAKVIMEQTYDLTEPTVDSQLINLSKSGADVFYNISTGKASSQSIRKVAELGWKPLQLLSAGSTGRSILSAAGLENAAGIVAIRYNKEVGLPKWEKDPDVMAFEELRKKYTPAIDPDNTIAFAGYGQAVTMGEILRRCGDELTRANVLKQASNLNGFHSPYFLDGVTYSYTPEDYTPMKTLFISTFTGKDWDISDKPMSE, from the coding sequence ATGACGAAGAATCCATCACGGCGCGATTTCAGCGCCGGCGCGCTCGCCACCATCGCTGCATCCACCTTGCCGGCGCCTTACGTCTGGGCCGCGGAGAAGAAATATGATGCGGGCGCCAGCGACACCGAGATCAAGATCGGGCAGACCGTGCCGCATTCCGGTCCCGGCTCGCTCTACGGCGTGCTCGGCCGCGTCGGCGAAGCTTATTTCCAGATGCTGAACGAGAAGGGCGGCATCAACGGGCGCAAGATCAAGTTCCTCACCATGGACGATGCCTACAGCGCGCCGAAATGCGTCGAGGCGACGCGGCGCCTGGTCGAGCAGGAGGAAGTGCTTGCGCTCTACGGCTCGCTCGGCACCGCGCCGCAGACCGCCGTACACAAATACCTGAACTCCAAGGGCGTGCCGCAGCTCCTGCTCAACACCGGCGCGTCGAAGTGGAACAACCCGAAGGAGTTCAAATGGACGATGGCGGGCCTGCCGCTCTATCCGACCGAGGCGCGCATCCTGGCGCGCCACGTCGTTGCCGTGAAGCCGAACGCCAAGATCGGCATCCTCTACCAGAACGACGATTTCGGCCGCGACTTCCTGGGTCCCTTCAAGAAGGTGCTGGCCGACGCCGGCGGCACCGCGAAGGTGATCATGGAGCAGACCTATGATCTGACCGAGCCGACCGTCGATTCCCAGCTCATCAACCTCTCGAAGTCGGGCGCCGACGTCTTCTACAACATCTCGACCGGCAAGGCGTCGTCGCAGTCGATCCGGAAAGTGGCCGAGCTCGGCTGGAAGCCGCTGCAATTGCTGTCGGCGGGCTCGACCGGCCGCTCCATCCTCTCCGCCGCGGGCCTGGAGAATGCCGCCGGCATCGTCGCCATCCGCTACAACAAGGAAGTCGGCCTGCCCAAATGGGAGAAGGATCCCGATGTGATGGCGTTCGAGGAGCTGCGTAAGAAATACACGCCGGCGATCGATCCCGACAATACCATCGCCTTCGCCGGCTACGGCCAGGCCGTGACCATGGGCGAGATCCTGCGCCGTTGCGGCGACGAGCTCACCCGCGCCAACGTGCTGAAGCAGGCCTCGAACCTCAACGGCTTCCACTCGCCCTATTTCCTCGACGGCGTCACCTACAGCTACACGCCCGAGGACTACACGCCGATGAAGACGCTGTTCATCTCCACCTTCACCGGCAAGGATTGGGACATCTCCGACAAGCCGATGTCGGAGTAG
- a CDS encoding class I SAM-dependent methyltransferase: protein MPLRLFLTSGDLMADRRFEFARDLQLKGDLPAAADLIEQAIELAPDFTSAWFTLGEIRQQLGERNKAIAAFREARRSDPEDQHGAGLHLMRLGDAEMAEMPKAYVQALFDQYAPRFEHALINDLGYRAPALIFKAVLAARVAAKKPAFFKRTIDLGCGTGLAAAAFAKQVDYFIGIDLSPGMIKEARATEFYAELEVADMIEGLRTKADASANLVVAADAFVYLSDLAPVLNEAMRVLAPSGVLAFTLETHDGNGIVLGEGLRYAHSAEYVRSAIAKAGLKLLTLEPASPRNENNEPVRGLVVVAEKT, encoded by the coding sequence ATGCCGCTCCGCCTGTTTCTGACCTCCGGCGATCTCATGGCCGACCGCCGTTTCGAGTTCGCGCGCGACCTCCAGCTCAAGGGTGATCTGCCCGCCGCCGCGGACCTGATCGAGCAGGCGATCGAGCTCGCGCCTGATTTCACCTCGGCCTGGTTCACGCTCGGCGAGATCCGTCAGCAGCTCGGTGAGCGCAACAAGGCGATCGCGGCGTTTCGAGAAGCGCGCCGGTCCGATCCCGAGGATCAGCACGGCGCCGGCCTGCATCTGATGCGGCTTGGCGACGCCGAGATGGCGGAGATGCCCAAGGCCTATGTGCAGGCCCTGTTCGACCAGTACGCGCCGCGGTTCGAGCACGCGCTGATCAACGATCTCGGCTATCGCGCGCCCGCGCTGATCTTCAAGGCGGTGCTGGCCGCGCGCGTCGCCGCGAAGAAGCCAGCCTTCTTCAAGCGCACCATCGATCTCGGTTGCGGCACCGGGCTTGCGGCCGCGGCCTTTGCCAAGCAGGTCGATTACTTCATTGGTATCGACCTGTCGCCCGGCATGATCAAGGAGGCGCGCGCCACCGAGTTTTATGCCGAGCTCGAAGTCGCCGACATGATCGAGGGCCTGCGCACCAAGGCTGATGCCAGCGCGAACCTCGTCGTTGCCGCGGATGCGTTCGTCTATCTTTCCGATCTCGCGCCGGTGCTGAACGAAGCAATGCGCGTGCTCGCGCCCAGTGGCGTGCTCGCCTTCACGCTGGAGACGCATGACGGCAACGGCATCGTGCTCGGCGAAGGCCTGCGCTATGCCCATTCGGCGGAATATGTGCGCAGCGCCATCGCGAAGGCCGGGCTGAAGCTTCTCACGCTGGAGCCGGCCTCGCCCCGCAACGAGAACAATGAGCCGGTGCGCGGCCTCGTCGTCGTCGCCGAGAAAACTTGA
- a CDS encoding DUF952 domain-containing protein, with translation MVKIYKICPASAWREAERQGVYLGSADDARDGFIHFSTAAQVPETLRKHYFGQRALFLVEVDGDALGSELRWERSRNDELFPHLYGELDLGAVLSVVNLNMRSDGSHDVPELAP, from the coding sequence GTGGTCAAGATCTACAAAATCTGTCCGGCATCGGCATGGCGTGAGGCGGAACGGCAGGGTGTCTACCTCGGCAGCGCCGACGATGCGCGCGACGGCTTCATCCATTTCTCGACTGCCGCCCAGGTTCCCGAGACCTTGCGCAAGCACTATTTCGGGCAGCGCGCGCTGTTCCTGGTCGAGGTCGACGGCGATGCGCTCGGCAGCGAGCTGCGCTGGGAACGCTCGCGCAACGACGAGCTGTTTCCGCATCTCTATGGCGAGCTCGATCTCGGCGCGGTGCTCTCGGTGGTGAACCTCAACATGCGCTCCGACGGCAGCCACGACGTTCCGGAGCTTGCCCCGTGA
- a CDS encoding MATE family efflux transporter, producing the protein MHAPVHPRIGSRQVFAIAGPAMVANLTTPLIGVVSTTAIGRLDDAALLGGVAMASVIFDCLFWLFGFLRMSTLAFTAQALGAGEAREQTAILVRGFIVAGLIGAALIALQLPLTSALFDLMGGSDGVTRAAKTYFMIRIWSSPFAFANYVVLGWLVGQARANPALGLQVVINLINMAATILLVLVYDAGIAGAAIAALLSETTGFVLGVIVCRRYAAGGFAVPRARLFDRAKLMHLLAVNSDIMIRTAALIAVFLFFTAKGARAGDVTLAANSVLNNFLLVSAFFLDGLANAAQQLCGRSFGARDATGFANSTRLVLTWGLGFALFVAALFALFGPNIISFMTASEDVRRAAREFLPFIVLAPIPGVFAFGFDGIYVGATWAREMRNLMLVSLAIFFGVWWALQSFGNAGLWCALIAFYIARGGLQGARYPTLYRATFSSPSPRLRGEGRGEGESPQGR; encoded by the coding sequence ATGCACGCGCCCGTTCATCCCAGGATCGGCTCCCGCCAGGTGTTCGCCATCGCCGGCCCTGCGATGGTCGCGAACCTCACCACGCCGCTGATCGGCGTGGTCTCGACCACCGCGATCGGGCGGCTCGACGATGCCGCCCTGCTCGGCGGCGTCGCGATGGCGTCCGTCATCTTCGATTGTCTGTTCTGGCTGTTCGGCTTCCTGCGCATGAGCACGCTCGCCTTCACCGCGCAGGCGCTTGGCGCCGGCGAGGCGCGCGAGCAGACCGCGATCCTGGTGCGCGGCTTCATCGTCGCCGGCCTGATCGGCGCCGCGCTGATTGCGCTGCAACTGCCGCTGACCTCGGCGCTGTTCGACCTGATGGGCGGCAGCGACGGCGTGACGCGCGCTGCGAAAACCTATTTCATGATTCGGATCTGGTCATCGCCATTCGCGTTCGCCAATTACGTCGTGCTCGGCTGGCTGGTCGGGCAAGCCCGCGCCAACCCCGCGCTTGGGCTCCAGGTCGTCATCAACCTCATCAACATGGCGGCGACGATCTTGCTGGTGCTGGTCTACGACGCCGGCATTGCCGGCGCGGCGATCGCCGCGCTGCTGTCGGAGACGACGGGCTTCGTGCTCGGTGTCATCGTCTGCCGACGCTATGCGGCCGGCGGCTTCGCCGTTCCCCGCGCCCGCCTGTTCGACCGCGCCAAGCTGATGCATCTGCTGGCGGTGAATTCCGACATCATGATCCGCACCGCGGCGCTGATCGCCGTGTTCCTGTTCTTCACCGCCAAGGGCGCGCGGGCCGGCGATGTCACGCTGGCCGCGAATTCCGTCCTCAACAACTTCCTGCTGGTCAGCGCCTTTTTCCTCGACGGCCTCGCCAACGCGGCCCAGCAGCTCTGCGGCCGCAGCTTTGGCGCGCGAGACGCTACGGGCTTTGCGAATTCGACCCGGCTGGTGCTCACATGGGGCCTCGGCTTCGCCTTGTTTGTCGCGGCGCTGTTCGCACTGTTTGGGCCAAACATCATCAGTTTCATGACCGCGAGCGAGGACGTCCGCCGCGCCGCGCGCGAGTTCCTGCCGTTCATCGTGCTCGCGCCCATCCCGGGCGTATTCGCCTTCGGCTTCGACGGCATCTATGTCGGCGCCACCTGGGCGCGCGAGATGCGCAATCTGATGCTGGTGTCACTCGCGATCTTTTTCGGCGTCTGGTGGGCGCTACAGTCGTTCGGCAATGCCGGGCTGTGGTGCGCGCTGATCGCGTTCTATATCGCGCGCGGTGGCTTGCAGGGCGCAAGATATCCGACGCTATACAGGGCGACGTTTTCTTCTCCCTCGCCCCGCTTGCGGGGAGAGGGTCGGGGTGAGGGGGAGTCTCCGCAAGGACGGTGA
- a CDS encoding DUF6460 domain-containing protein, translating to MAHDVRDLPAGRSDGLNRFLGGSPLAVAFRLVLLSILVGVVLAAIGFDPWNIIYSIRLLFQRLWDLGFDAVNWLWRYFLLGAVIVIPIWLLSRVFGAPRR from the coding sequence ATGGCCCACGACGTCAGAGATTTGCCGGCCGGCCGCAGCGATGGCCTGAACCGCTTTCTCGGCGGCTCGCCGCTGGCGGTTGCGTTTCGCCTGGTCCTGCTCTCGATCCTGGTCGGCGTCGTGCTGGCGGCGATCGGCTTCGATCCCTGGAACATCATCTACAGCATCCGCCTCTTGTTCCAGCGGCTGTGGGATCTCGGCTTCGATGCCGTGAACTGGCTGTGGCGCTACTTCCTGCTCGGCGCGGTCATCGTGATCCCGATCTGGCTGCTCTCGCGCGTGTTCGGCGCGCCGCGCCGCTAA